A genomic segment from Sciurus carolinensis chromosome 1, mSciCar1.2, whole genome shotgun sequence encodes:
- the LOC124962807 gene encoding olfactory receptor 2A12-like: MQKLNHSFVTEFVLLGFSPDPRSTPLLFLIFLMIYLLILLGNGLITILICLDSHLHTPMYFFIGILSMLDLGYTTTTVPQMLAHLASQEKTISFSSCVAQMYIFLVFGITESWLFAIMSIDRYVAICHPLRYKVIMSPRLCGVMVIFCGLWGVISALVYTIFAMRLPYCGPNKINHFFCEVPAVLKLACADTSVNDQVDFILGFSVILIPLSLILVIYVNIFIAILKIRSAQGRLKAFSTCASHITVVTMFCVPAMVMYMKPGAKASPEEDKKLALFYNVISAFLNPIIYSLRNKDVKRAILKVTGWGKVTE, translated from the coding sequence ATGCAAAAGCTCAACCACTCCTTTGTGACGGAATTCGTCCTTCTGGGCTTCTCCCCGGATCCCAGATCCACACCTCTGCTCTTCTTGATCTTTCTGATGATCTACCTGTTGATTCTTCTGGGCAATGGCTTGATTACCATTCTCATCTGCCTGGATTCCCACCttcacactcccatgtacttctttatTGGCATCCTTTCCATGTTGGACCTGGGCTATACCACCACAACTGTGCCCCAGATGTTAGCACATCTGGCCAGCCAGGAGAAGACCATCTCCTTTTCTAGCTGTGTGGCTCAAATGTACATCTTCTTGGTGTTTGGTATCACTGAGTCCTGGCTCTTTGCCATCATGTCTATAGATaggtatgtggccatctgccatccACTCAGGTACAAGGTCATCATGAGCCCAAGGCTATGTGGGGTAATGGTCATCTTCTGTGGACTCTGGGGTGTCATCTCTGCTCTTGTCTATACCATCTTTGCCATGCGCCTGCCCTACTGTGGCCCCAACAAGAtcaaccacttcttctgtgaagttcctgCCGTCTTAAAGCTGGCTTGCGCGGACACCTCAGTCAATGACCAAGTAGACTTCATTCTTGGTTTTAGCGTCATACTGATCCCACTGTCCCTTATCCTTGTCATTTATGTCAACATCTTCATCGCCATCTTGAAGATTCGTTCAGCACAGGGGAGGCTGAAGGCCTTCTCCACTTGTGCCTCTCATATCACTGTGGTCACCATGTTCTGTGTGCCAGCCATGGTCATGTACATGAAGCCTGGCGCTAAGGCCTCCCCAGAAGAGGACAAGAAGCTGGCTCTGTTCTACAATGTCATCTCTGCTTTTCTGAACCCTATCATCTACAGCCTCCggaacaaggatgtgaagagGGCCATTCTGAAGGTGACAGGCTGGGGTAAGGTCACAGAATGA